One Corallococcus exiguus DNA segment encodes these proteins:
- a CDS encoding helix-turn-helix domain-containing protein, which produces MLELVEQYRPLIIEALTKASPQGLTVKELCAALGAGEQVVRRCLAALVLAGVLREAAKYTPGARGVVPRAYSLTDANREGEP; this is translated from the coding sequence ATGCTGGAGCTTGTTGAGCAGTACCGACCCCTCATCATCGAAGCGCTCACCAAGGCCTCGCCGCAGGGGCTGACCGTGAAGGAGCTGTGCGCCGCGCTTGGAGCCGGAGAGCAGGTGGTCCGCCGTTGCCTCGCCGCCCTCGTGCTGGCTGGCGTCCTGCGCGAGGCCGCGAAGTACACGCCCGGAGCGCGCGGCGTGGTGCCTCGGGCCTACAGCCTCACCGACGCGAATCGCGAGGGTGAGCCGTGA
- a CDS encoding bifunctional DNA primase/polymerase: MEASDPNSTPSLEAAALEYAGRGWHVFPCFEPVRAPSGALVCACPKGAECSQAGKHPRTRNGVKDATTDEAQIREWWQQWPFANVAIATGALSGVDVVDADAKADGVATLVRLEEERGELPDTVTARTSGGGCHVYFRHAGMVSKAGSLAPGIDTRGNGGYVIAPPSIHRTGERYAWLEGASPSEVPPAEAPQWVRDAAQAKRTRPTLAKGEAAVSMWQSPTGDGLTESQLWTRWHATSATEHAAAVKRMKQGQPLFPTGHHEGNLWAFLSYLRFKAPEASDATLLRLLAPSVTAMNCAKHDTAHVAERLRRINEDYGAALAESVLITAALRGTADSRPSTGAPPTLDAPSGADGWMAAPGYAIYDGQSLGIFKFTDKGNLSTIAAAPINITETGEDEHGTCYVTARWMYGHRERVETMPRAKVSGNEILELAGRGAPLTSSNSKKVQDFLQAQEQHSHASLPRVRIFTQSGWSHDMKSFVVGRQVIGEPGRVIMPGEAAFLDALEPRGSADEHLRLMLAVRDRSPFAEMAWAAGFAAPLLRLLGLRSMCLSIWGASGTGKSAVQATTTSVWGRPSGLKVSGDVSSAALQGELSRHRDLPTWIDDTQVTREGMTNLMAYIVGTETSGARATQTGELRTRKTWRSLAFISGEKPLLQIGGAAGAKNRTLEVCAQPLGDAGLATLTHQGLEKHHGHAGPAFIRALMEHYAGAERLDELRELHRKLAAQMVTETTEQARYAALLVLADLLARIHICGEADAHAQAAALEAGHAFCAAVLKESRETRTTADAAYDFIMSYVAANWAGFESPVPIKRPGMLMDDRDSSGRRVVAIFQTTMHDIAREGRFDTRQVMTELAAKGLVFKEEGHLTRKVSVAGKRVRAYCLVLDDEKAGAENVQRIHALPSQMGKVTS, translated from the coding sequence TTGGAAGCCTCTGACCCGAACTCGACTCCCTCACTGGAAGCCGCCGCCCTGGAGTACGCGGGGCGCGGTTGGCATGTCTTCCCCTGTTTCGAGCCCGTTCGCGCGCCCTCCGGCGCCCTCGTTTGCGCTTGCCCCAAGGGAGCGGAATGCAGCCAAGCGGGTAAACACCCACGCACACGCAACGGAGTGAAGGACGCCACGACGGACGAGGCCCAGATCCGCGAGTGGTGGCAGCAGTGGCCGTTCGCCAACGTCGCCATCGCCACGGGTGCCCTCTCCGGCGTGGATGTTGTGGACGCGGACGCGAAGGCCGACGGAGTGGCGACCCTCGTGAGGCTGGAGGAGGAGCGAGGCGAGCTGCCCGATACCGTCACGGCCCGCACCAGTGGCGGCGGCTGTCACGTCTACTTCCGCCACGCGGGCATGGTGTCGAAGGCTGGCAGCCTCGCGCCCGGTATCGACACCCGGGGCAATGGTGGCTACGTCATCGCTCCCCCGAGCATCCACCGCACGGGAGAGCGCTACGCATGGCTTGAGGGAGCGTCCCCCTCCGAGGTTCCACCCGCCGAAGCGCCACAGTGGGTTCGCGATGCAGCCCAGGCGAAGCGCACGCGGCCCACGCTTGCGAAGGGGGAAGCCGCGGTGAGCATGTGGCAGTCCCCAACCGGGGATGGACTCACCGAATCCCAGCTCTGGACGCGGTGGCACGCGACAAGCGCCACGGAGCATGCGGCGGCGGTGAAGCGCATGAAGCAGGGCCAGCCCTTGTTCCCCACTGGGCATCATGAAGGGAACCTCTGGGCCTTCCTCTCGTACCTGCGCTTCAAGGCTCCCGAGGCATCGGACGCAACCCTGTTGCGGCTCTTGGCTCCGTCCGTGACGGCGATGAACTGCGCGAAGCACGACACCGCGCATGTTGCGGAGCGCCTCCGACGAATCAATGAGGATTACGGCGCCGCGCTGGCCGAGTCCGTGCTGATCACCGCCGCACTGAGAGGCACGGCCGATTCCCGCCCGTCAACCGGGGCTCCTCCCACCCTCGATGCGCCCTCTGGCGCTGATGGCTGGATGGCAGCTCCGGGCTACGCCATCTACGATGGCCAGTCGCTCGGCATCTTCAAATTCACCGACAAGGGCAACCTTTCCACCATCGCCGCCGCCCCCATCAACATCACCGAAACAGGGGAGGACGAGCACGGCACCTGCTACGTGACGGCGCGGTGGATGTACGGGCACCGCGAGCGAGTGGAGACGATGCCGCGCGCCAAGGTCTCGGGAAACGAAATCCTGGAACTGGCCGGTCGCGGAGCCCCCCTCACCAGCAGCAACAGCAAGAAGGTCCAGGACTTCCTCCAAGCCCAGGAGCAGCACAGTCACGCGAGCTTGCCCCGGGTGCGCATCTTCACCCAGAGCGGCTGGTCCCACGACATGAAGAGCTTCGTCGTGGGACGGCAGGTGATTGGCGAGCCCGGCCGCGTCATCATGCCCGGAGAAGCAGCCTTCCTCGATGCGCTTGAGCCGCGGGGCTCGGCGGATGAACACCTGCGCTTGATGCTGGCCGTTCGTGACAGGAGCCCCTTCGCTGAAATGGCGTGGGCTGCTGGCTTCGCGGCACCCCTGTTGCGCCTCTTGGGCCTGCGCAGCATGTGCCTGTCCATCTGGGGTGCCTCTGGAACGGGGAAGTCCGCCGTGCAGGCCACCACCACGTCGGTGTGGGGGCGTCCTTCTGGCCTCAAGGTCAGCGGGGACGTCTCGTCAGCCGCGTTGCAGGGAGAGCTGTCCCGTCACCGCGACCTACCCACCTGGATTGACGACACCCAAGTCACGCGCGAGGGGATGACGAACCTCATGGCCTACATCGTGGGGACGGAGACGAGTGGCGCGCGGGCGACGCAGACCGGAGAGCTGCGCACGCGGAAGACCTGGCGCTCGCTGGCTTTCATCTCGGGGGAGAAGCCGCTGTTGCAGATTGGAGGCGCGGCAGGGGCGAAGAACCGGACGCTGGAGGTGTGCGCCCAGCCATTGGGGGACGCGGGCCTCGCCACGCTGACGCATCAAGGTTTGGAGAAGCACCACGGCCACGCGGGGCCCGCCTTCATCCGCGCTCTCATGGAGCACTACGCGGGCGCGGAACGACTCGACGAACTCCGCGAGTTGCACCGCAAGCTTGCAGCCCAGATGGTGACGGAGACAACGGAGCAAGCACGCTACGCCGCGCTCCTCGTGTTGGCCGACTTACTCGCGCGCATCCACATCTGCGGCGAGGCCGATGCCCACGCCCAGGCAGCCGCGCTCGAAGCGGGGCACGCCTTCTGCGCGGCGGTGTTGAAGGAGTCCCGCGAGACGAGGACGACAGCCGATGCGGCCTATGACTTCATCATGAGCTACGTCGCCGCGAACTGGGCTGGCTTTGAAAGCCCTGTCCCCATCAAACGCCCCGGGATGCTGATGGACGACAGGGACTCCAGCGGGAGACGTGTCGTCGCCATCTTCCAGACGACGATGCACGACATCGCGAGGGAAGGACGCTTCGACACCCGACAGGTGATGACGGAGCTTGCCGCGAAGGGATTGGTGTTCAAGGAAGAGGGCCACCTGACGCGCAAGGTCTCCGTCGCGGGCAAGCGTGTGCGTGCCTATTGCTTGGTGCTGGATGACGAGAAGGCAGGTGCGGAGAACGTCCAGCGGATCCATGCGCTCCCGTCGCAAATGGGGAAGGTGACGTCATGA
- a CDS encoding helix-turn-helix domain-containing protein translates to MSRRACQNGPRSPADAPTHAAFDFLTVDEAATLLRVNRKTLYESIRLGQVPGVLHLRRSIRIRRDALLAWRPGNSGPALGEKP, encoded by the coding sequence ATGAGCCGTCGCGCCTGCCAGAACGGGCCCAGGTCACCAGCGGACGCGCCCACCCATGCGGCTTTCGACTTCCTCACCGTGGACGAGGCCGCAACGCTCCTGCGCGTGAACCGGAAGACGCTCTACGAGTCGATCCGACTGGGGCAGGTGCCGGGAGTTCTCCATCTCCGCAGATCCATCCGCATCCGTCGCGACGCGTTGTTAGCATGGCGGCCGGGTAACAGCGGTCCTGCGCTCGGAGAGAAGCCATGA
- a CDS encoding tyrosine-type recombinase/integrase: MSVRQRKWKTKEGKVQEAWWVDVKYQHPSGKVERVRKASPINTRRGAEEYERQVRHALLTGTFGKEKQHEPGRILTFGEFVPRFITYSENNNKHSSVITKRQILDDHLLPAFANTPLDAIGPAEIEDFKSAMRKKPAGIPGRKDAPSKDALRKRKGAGGKLLSLKSVNNVLTVLHKLLALAQEQGVLEHVPRVKLFKTAKPAFDFLSFEEAERLIDAAEPEWRTLILLALKTGLRHGELIGLQWGDLDLPRGKLQVRRSIWQGVTGLPKGGRGRTVDLPTSAVDALKGHRHLRGPYVFCQPDGQPLTASMTEHRLTRAVGRAGITREQGAITWHDLRHTYGSHLAMRGIPLKVIQELMGHATIDMTMRYAHLSPEARESAVQALDRPIPQAHAVPG; encoded by the coding sequence ATGAGCGTCAGGCAGCGGAAGTGGAAGACGAAGGAGGGAAAGGTGCAGGAGGCGTGGTGGGTGGACGTGAAGTACCAGCACCCCAGCGGGAAGGTGGAGCGAGTGCGCAAGGCATCGCCCATCAACACCCGTCGGGGCGCTGAAGAGTACGAGCGTCAGGTCCGTCACGCCCTGCTGACTGGAACCTTCGGGAAGGAGAAGCAGCACGAGCCGGGCCGCATCCTCACCTTCGGCGAGTTCGTCCCGCGCTTCATCACGTACAGCGAGAACAACAACAAGCACTCCAGCGTCATCACCAAGCGGCAGATCCTTGATGACCACCTGCTCCCCGCGTTCGCGAACACGCCTCTTGATGCAATCGGTCCAGCGGAAATCGAGGACTTCAAGTCCGCGATGCGGAAGAAGCCAGCGGGCATTCCCGGCAGGAAGGACGCCCCCTCAAAGGATGCCCTGCGCAAGCGCAAGGGCGCCGGGGGCAAGCTCCTGAGTCTCAAGTCCGTCAACAACGTCCTGACCGTGCTGCACAAGTTGCTCGCACTGGCCCAGGAACAGGGCGTGCTCGAACACGTCCCGCGCGTGAAGCTGTTCAAGACGGCGAAGCCCGCCTTCGACTTCCTCTCCTTCGAGGAAGCCGAGCGACTGATCGACGCGGCGGAACCGGAGTGGCGGACGCTGATCCTGTTGGCGCTCAAGACGGGACTTCGCCACGGAGAGCTGATCGGGCTCCAGTGGGGCGACCTCGACTTGCCGCGCGGCAAGCTCCAGGTGCGCCGTTCCATCTGGCAGGGGGTGACGGGACTGCCCAAGGGAGGTAGGGGACGGACAGTGGACCTGCCCACATCGGCCGTGGACGCTCTCAAAGGCCACCGCCACCTGCGCGGCCCCTACGTGTTCTGCCAGCCCGACGGCCAGCCCCTCACCGCCAGCATGACCGAGCACCGGCTGACACGGGCCGTGGGCCGGGCGGGCATCACCCGCGAACAGGGTGCCATCACATGGCACGACCTGCGCCACACCTACGGCAGCCACCTCGCGATGCGGGGCATCCCCCTCAAGGTCATCCAGGAGCTGATGGGGCACGCCACCATCGACATGACGATGCGGTACGCGCACCTGTCACCCGAAGCGCGGGAGAGCGCGGTGCAGGCGCTTGACCGACCCATCCCGCAAGCGCACGCCGTTCCGGGCTAG
- a CDS encoding carbonic anhydrase — MKKLIRGLLDFQRHTLPSYRATFARLAKGQSPDCLFISCSDSRVVPNLLVSTDPGDLFTVRNVGNLVPPARPGGQPSADRGEAAAIEFSLGFLPIEDVVVCGHSSCGAMKAILAGGAVDGAPNLEQWLAHGSPSLKALREKNTQVGEGLPDADRLSQLNVLVQLEHLKTYPIVRDRLAAGTLRLHGWWFDIGAAQVHAYRDDLGRFVPIDEAEGDRLLTSLTDEQPALRAVQ; from the coding sequence GTGAAGAAGCTCATCAGAGGCCTGCTCGATTTCCAGCGCCACACCTTGCCCTCGTACCGGGCGACCTTCGCGCGGCTCGCGAAGGGGCAATCCCCTGACTGCCTCTTCATCAGCTGCTCGGACAGCCGCGTGGTGCCCAATCTGCTGGTCTCCACGGACCCCGGTGACCTCTTCACCGTGCGCAACGTGGGCAACCTCGTTCCGCCGGCCAGGCCCGGTGGCCAGCCCTCGGCGGACCGCGGGGAGGCGGCGGCCATCGAATTCTCCCTGGGCTTCCTGCCCATCGAGGACGTCGTGGTCTGCGGACACTCGAGCTGCGGCGCGATGAAGGCCATCCTGGCCGGAGGCGCCGTGGACGGAGCGCCGAACCTCGAGCAGTGGCTCGCTCACGGCTCTCCCTCGCTCAAGGCGCTGCGCGAGAAGAACACCCAGGTGGGCGAGGGGCTGCCGGACGCGGATCGCCTCTCCCAGCTGAACGTCCTGGTGCAGCTGGAGCACTTGAAGACCTACCCCATCGTGCGCGACCGGCTCGCGGCGGGAACGCTGCGGCTGCACGGCTGGTGGTTCGACATCGGGGCGGCCCAGGTTCACGCCTACCGCGACGACCTCGGCCGCTTCGTGCCCATCGACGAGGCCGAGGGAGATCGCCTCCTGACGTCGCTGACGGACGAGCAGCCCGCGCTCCGCGCCGTCCAGTAA
- a CDS encoding SulP family inorganic anion transporter, with amino-acid sequence MTSDVKAAEAKPSLKAILASDLPASLVVFLVALPLCMGIALASGAPIMAGLIAGVVGGLVVGLMGGVPLLVSGPAAGLAVMVFGFIQQLGFAVTCAAVAAAGLVQVALGGLKVARSALAISPAVIHGMLAGIGILIVLGQVHIVLGGSPQSNAWNNLRELPGQVLNLHGAATLLGLMTLGVLIAWGFLPNGRLKKVPGPLVAVVGGTVVAAVMNADVARVQLAADALSAIKLPALPEGSMWGAFFVAVLSLAVVASAESLLSAVATDKLHTGPRANLDRELLAQGVANTLSGLVGGLPITGVIVRSAANINAGAKTRWSAVLHAVWMLAFITLLGSLAAYVPLTVLAGLLVHVGLKLVNLAHIRELRHRGELPVYLITVAGVVGINLLAGIGLGLGAAILRLLWQLGQVRVEIHAANGVHQVCISGALTFVGVPKLSTALAKVPAGSRVEVDVAVNTLDHSGFEALESWADTYRKTGGTVTMEPLEDVWTRRSARAAPTAGPAAPSHSSPVHHVSTLSPGGVQ; translated from the coding sequence ATGACTTCGGATGTAAAGGCAGCAGAGGCGAAGCCGTCGTTGAAGGCGATCCTCGCTTCGGATTTGCCAGCTTCGCTGGTGGTGTTCCTGGTGGCCCTGCCCCTCTGTATGGGCATCGCGCTCGCCTCTGGAGCGCCCATCATGGCGGGCCTCATTGCCGGCGTCGTGGGAGGCCTGGTGGTGGGCCTCATGGGTGGCGTGCCGCTTCTCGTGAGCGGCCCCGCGGCGGGACTCGCGGTGATGGTCTTTGGCTTCATCCAGCAGCTGGGCTTCGCCGTGACGTGCGCGGCGGTGGCCGCGGCGGGACTCGTGCAGGTGGCGCTCGGCGGGCTGAAGGTGGCGCGTTCGGCGCTGGCCATCTCGCCGGCCGTGATCCACGGAATGCTCGCGGGCATCGGCATTCTCATCGTGCTGGGGCAGGTCCACATCGTCCTGGGTGGCTCTCCGCAGAGCAATGCCTGGAACAACCTGCGGGAGTTGCCCGGGCAGGTGCTGAACCTTCATGGAGCGGCCACGCTGCTGGGCCTGATGACGCTGGGAGTCCTCATCGCCTGGGGGTTCCTGCCGAACGGGCGGCTGAAGAAGGTCCCGGGGCCGCTGGTGGCGGTCGTGGGCGGGACCGTGGTCGCGGCGGTGATGAACGCGGACGTGGCGCGGGTGCAGCTGGCGGCGGATGCGCTGTCGGCCATCAAGCTGCCGGCCCTTCCGGAAGGCTCCATGTGGGGCGCCTTCTTCGTGGCCGTGCTGTCCCTCGCCGTCGTGGCGAGCGCCGAGTCGCTCCTGAGCGCCGTGGCGACCGACAAGCTCCACACGGGCCCGCGGGCGAACCTGGATCGCGAGCTGCTCGCGCAGGGCGTGGCGAACACCCTCTCCGGTCTGGTCGGCGGTCTGCCCATCACCGGCGTCATCGTGCGCAGCGCGGCGAACATCAACGCCGGCGCGAAGACGCGCTGGTCCGCGGTGCTCCACGCGGTGTGGATGCTCGCCTTCATCACGCTGCTGGGGAGTCTGGCGGCGTACGTGCCCCTGACGGTGCTCGCCGGCCTGCTCGTGCACGTGGGCCTGAAGCTCGTGAACCTCGCCCACATCCGGGAGCTGCGGCACCGCGGTGAGCTGCCCGTGTACCTCATCACCGTGGCCGGCGTCGTGGGCATCAACCTGCTCGCGGGCATCGGTCTGGGACTCGGCGCGGCCATCCTCCGGCTCCTGTGGCAGCTCGGCCAGGTGCGCGTGGAGATCCACGCCGCCAATGGCGTTCACCAGGTCTGCATCAGCGGAGCGCTGACGTTCGTCGGCGTGCCGAAGCTGTCGACGGCGCTCGCGAAGGTTCCCGCGGGCTCCAGGGTGGAGGTGGACGTGGCGGTGAACACGCTCGACCACTCCGGCTTCGAGGCGCTCGAGAGCTGGGCGGACACGTATCGCAAGACGGGCGGCACCGTGACCATGGAGCCGCTCGAGGATGTCTGGACTCGACGCAGCGCGCGTGCGGCCCCCACGGCGGGGCCTGCCGCTCCATCCCATTCCTCCCCCGTTCATCACGTTTCGACTCTCTCCCCCGGAGGTGTGCAGTGA
- a CDS encoding sigma-54-dependent transcriptional regulator, translating to MSTSLLLVDDDRTFSSLAASMLSQEGFRVRVARSLHETRAALAAEAPDLVLLDRRLPDGDGLVFLPELRAQLPGTVVLMVTAHGDIESAVEAIRAGARDYLSKPVEIDDLVLRARRAASDLQLQERLRQAESVLEGRHRMAEPRSPAMQRTLQMLERIATTPRSPVLLLGETGTGKAVLARHLYALRQKQGAFVQINCAALPDTMMESELFGHERGAFTDAKTARRGLVELASDGLLFLDEVGELPLALQAKLLTFLDKGAFRRLGGTTELTSTARIVAATNKNLEAEVAAGRFREDLLFRLSVFRVDVPPLRERREDVLPLARTLVQELSSELGRRPVPFSPAAEERLLSYPFPGNVRELRNVLERALVLEGGPTLELQSLAKGGGAPAAVDPNAFSVSGPPRSLDEVERLYVRHVLEQLGGRRMEAARALGLSYPTFLRRLEENPPSE from the coding sequence ATGAGCACCTCCCTGCTGCTCGTCGATGACGACAGGACCTTCTCCTCGCTCGCGGCGTCCATGCTGAGCCAGGAGGGTTTTCGCGTCCGGGTCGCGCGCTCGCTGCATGAGACCCGCGCCGCGCTCGCCGCAGAGGCGCCGGACCTCGTGCTGCTGGACCGGAGGCTGCCGGACGGAGATGGGCTCGTCTTCCTGCCCGAGCTGCGTGCCCAGCTTCCGGGGACCGTCGTGCTGATGGTGACCGCGCACGGAGATATCGAGAGCGCCGTCGAAGCCATCCGCGCGGGTGCTCGCGACTACCTGAGCAAGCCGGTCGAGATTGACGACCTGGTGTTGCGCGCACGCCGCGCGGCAAGCGACCTCCAGCTCCAGGAACGGCTGCGCCAGGCGGAGAGCGTCCTCGAAGGACGGCATCGGATGGCGGAGCCCCGCTCGCCAGCGATGCAGCGAACCCTCCAGATGCTGGAGCGGATCGCCACCACTCCGCGAAGCCCCGTCCTGCTGCTCGGAGAGACCGGGACCGGGAAGGCGGTGCTCGCCCGCCACCTCTACGCCTTGCGCCAGAAGCAGGGCGCCTTCGTGCAGATCAACTGCGCCGCGCTTCCGGACACGATGATGGAGAGCGAGCTCTTCGGGCACGAGCGCGGCGCCTTCACGGATGCGAAGACAGCGAGGCGCGGGCTCGTGGAGCTCGCGAGCGATGGGCTCCTCTTTCTCGACGAGGTGGGTGAGCTGCCGCTCGCGCTCCAGGCGAAGCTGCTCACGTTTCTCGACAAGGGGGCCTTCCGGCGACTGGGTGGGACGACGGAGCTCACGAGCACCGCGCGCATCGTGGCGGCCACCAACAAGAACCTCGAAGCGGAGGTCGCCGCCGGGCGCTTTCGCGAGGACCTCCTCTTCCGGCTGAGCGTGTTCCGGGTGGACGTGCCCCCCTTGCGCGAGCGTCGCGAGGACGTGCTGCCGCTCGCACGGACGCTCGTGCAGGAGCTCTCCTCGGAGCTCGGCCGGCGCCCGGTCCCCTTCTCTCCCGCCGCCGAGGAGCGCCTGCTCAGCTATCCGTTCCCCGGCAATGTCCGGGAGCTGCGCAACGTGCTGGAGCGAGCGCTCGTGCTCGAAGGCGGGCCCACGCTCGAGCTGCAGTCGCTCGCCAAGGGAGGCGGCGCGCCGGCCGCGGTCGACCCCAACGCATTCTCCGTGTCAGGCCCACCCCGGTCGCTCGATGAAGTGGAGCGGCTCTATGTGCGCCACGTGCTCGAGCAGCTCGGAGGCAGGCGCATGGAGGCGGCCCGCGCACTGGGCCTTTCCTATCCGACCTTCCTCCGCCGTCTGGAGGAGAACCCGCCCTCGGAGTGA
- a CDS encoding sensor histidine kinase: MLLWCAAFVSPFVTYQADVKAAEGELLVHLSDRAGLQAQALGAHLGLLRSELQRLAEHPSLRPEDGAAGPEVALLENAFGHTSLFSAGVALVSANGQRIWSDPLNMPLGRTPLTSRPWFRRMVEKRAASVGLLDEEGGGLIAVAVPIVRDDRVVGLLVGELATASELLPVHRGTNESMVALLGERGRLLLPATPPPLLRQPELAAHLRPLVETPGAITLGGTRLLGAAALVPGTEMLLAVLEDEARDRALLKRRYLGQLGFHTALLGGVLLLFTVLLRRSYRSLMAAEEQLRRQETMAALGTASSLIAHEVKNALNSMQAALSMIRAKGGETTLPVQALRSQADRLGHLARSLLSFASPQSTQRRSCEMYLLVQDALQAVRLLPEAADVTIETTLQEGLFVKGDPTLLVSAVDNLIRNAVEAGAVAHDTGQQPTPRVEVRLLREDTEVVLVVEDNAGGVPPAFEPRLWEPFAVGRSKGIGLGLPMVRTAIRAHDGGSVSYTRVPGGSRFTVRLPLEKMAS, from the coding sequence ATGCTCCTCTGGTGCGCCGCCTTCGTCAGTCCCTTCGTGACCTACCAGGCGGACGTGAAGGCGGCGGAGGGTGAGCTCCTCGTTCACCTGTCGGACCGCGCGGGCCTTCAGGCCCAGGCACTGGGCGCGCATCTCGGACTGCTGCGCTCGGAGCTGCAACGGCTGGCGGAGCACCCGTCGCTCAGACCCGAGGACGGAGCAGCAGGCCCCGAGGTGGCGCTGCTCGAGAACGCCTTCGGCCACACGTCGCTCTTCTCGGCCGGAGTCGCGCTGGTGTCAGCGAACGGCCAGCGCATCTGGAGCGACCCGTTGAACATGCCGCTCGGGCGCACGCCGCTCACCTCGCGCCCGTGGTTCCGGCGGATGGTGGAGAAGCGGGCCGCGTCGGTCGGACTGCTGGACGAGGAAGGTGGAGGCCTCATCGCGGTCGCGGTCCCCATCGTGCGCGACGACCGCGTCGTGGGCCTCCTCGTGGGCGAGCTCGCGACGGCGAGCGAGCTGCTCCCGGTCCATCGCGGGACGAACGAGTCCATGGTCGCGCTGCTCGGCGAGCGCGGCCGGCTCCTCCTGCCGGCAACGCCCCCGCCACTCCTGCGCCAGCCGGAGCTCGCCGCACACCTTCGCCCGCTGGTGGAGACTCCCGGGGCCATCACGCTCGGAGGCACGCGGCTGCTCGGCGCGGCGGCGCTCGTCCCCGGAACCGAGATGCTGCTCGCCGTGCTCGAGGACGAGGCGCGGGACCGCGCGCTGCTCAAGCGCCGCTACCTGGGCCAGCTCGGCTTTCACACCGCGCTGCTCGGCGGAGTGCTCCTCCTCTTCACGGTGCTCCTGCGCCGCTCCTACCGTTCGCTGATGGCCGCCGAAGAACAATTGCGGCGCCAGGAGACGATGGCGGCGCTCGGCACCGCCTCCTCGCTCATCGCCCACGAGGTGAAGAACGCGCTCAACAGCATGCAGGCCGCGCTCAGCATGATTCGCGCGAAAGGAGGGGAAACGACGTTGCCTGTCCAGGCGCTGCGTTCCCAGGCGGACCGGCTCGGCCACCTCGCCCGCTCCTTGCTGAGCTTCGCCTCCCCCCAGTCCACGCAGCGGCGCAGCTGTGAGATGTACCTGCTCGTCCAGGACGCGCTTCAAGCCGTGCGGCTCCTGCCGGAAGCAGCGGATGTCACCATCGAGACCACACTGCAGGAGGGGCTCTTCGTGAAGGGGGACCCGACGCTGCTGGTCTCCGCTGTCGACAATCTCATCCGCAACGCCGTCGAAGCCGGGGCCGTGGCCCATGACACAGGCCAGCAGCCGACGCCTCGCGTCGAAGTCCGGCTCCTTCGCGAAGACACAGAGGTGGTGCTCGTCGTGGAGGACAACGCGGGAGGAGTGCCCCCGGCCTTCGAGCCCAGGCTCTGGGAGCCATTCGCGGTGGGCCGTTCGAAGGGAATCGGGCTCGGGCTTCCGATGGTGCGCACGGCCATCCGCGCGCATGATGGCGGAAGCGTCTCCTATACACGCGTGCCCGGGGGCAGCCGCTTCACGGTTCGCCTTCCGCTTGAGAAAATGGCCTCATGA
- a CDS encoding SRPBCC family protein, which yields MKNVTTTERKSEREFVVTRTVNGPARIIFEAWTRPELLKRWWAPKSFGISFISCEADVRVGGTYRFVFGHPASEQPMAFFGKYIEVTPHSRLAWTNEESAEGAVTTVTFEEEGGKTRVVVHDLYPSKEALDGAIASGSTCGMVETFEQLDELLVALGV from the coding sequence GTGAAGAACGTCACCACGACGGAACGGAAATCCGAGCGCGAGTTCGTCGTCACGCGAACCGTCAACGGCCCGGCGCGCATCATTTTCGAGGCGTGGACCAGGCCCGAGCTGCTCAAGCGGTGGTGGGCACCGAAGTCGTTTGGGATTTCCTTCATTTCCTGCGAGGCCGATGTTCGTGTCGGGGGCACGTACCGTTTCGTGTTCGGCCACCCTGCCTCGGAGCAGCCGATGGCGTTCTTCGGTAAGTACATCGAAGTGACGCCGCACTCGCGCCTCGCCTGGACGAATGAGGAAAGTGCTGAGGGGGCCGTCACCACGGTGACCTTCGAAGAGGAAGGCGGCAAGACACGGGTCGTCGTGCACGACCTCTATCCCTCGAAGGAAGCTCTCGACGGTGCCATCGCCTCCGGGAGCACCTGTGGGATGGTCGAGACGTTCGAGCAGCTGGACGAGCTACTCGTCGCCCTGGGCGTCTAG